The genomic window CGAGCGGGATCGCTCGCGGCTGAGCTATCTGGCGGAGGTGCAGCTCAGTGGCGCCGGTGTTGAAACCCTGCCAGGCGGTCTGCCGGTACAGGTTGTTTTCGATGGGCTGAGCCTGTGACCAGCCCCGTGCAGGCGTCAGCCGAGACCGGCGAGCTGGCCATTGAGGCGCGGGGGCTGAGTCGGCGCTTTGGTGATCTGGTGGCGGTCAGCGGGCTTGATCTGCAGGTGCCCAGGGGCATGGTGTATGGATTTCTTGGCCCCAATGGTTCCGGCAAGTCCACCACCATTCGCCTGCTCTGTGGCCTGCTGCTGCCCAGCGCCGGCAGCGCCCGGGTACTGGGCCACGAGGTGCCCGGTGATGCCGAGCGGCTCAGGCACAAGATTGGCTACATGACCCAGCGCTTCTCGCTCTATGAAGACATGACGGTGCTGGAAAATCTCGATTTCATCGCCCGCATCTATGGGCTCTCCAGGGTTCTGCGCCAGCAGCGTATCCAGCAGGCCTTGCAGCAGTATCACCTCGGCGAACTGGCGCGGCAGTTTGCCGGCCGTCTCAGTGGCGGCCAGCGCCAGCGCTTGTCCCTGGCGGCGGCGACACTGCATAGGCCGCAATTGCTGCTGCTGGATGAGCCGACCAGTGCGGTGGATCCCCAGAGCCGCCGCGACTTCTGGGAAGCACTTTTTGCGCTGCTGGAACAGGGCACCACTATTCTGGTGTCGACCCATTACATGGACGAGGCCGAGCGCTGTCACCGGCTGGCGATTCTGGACCGTGGCGTGCTGGTGGCCGATGGCGCACCACTGCAGCTGATGGCGGACATTGATTGCGCGGTCGTGCTGGTGGAATCCGCTGTGCCACGGGCGGTGCAGCGGGCCCTGAGCGGCCTGGACAGAGTGCGCAGCATAACCCAGCTGGGCATGCGCCAGCGCGTGCTGCTGCCCCGCAGTGTCGAGCAGCCGGCCGAGCAGGTGCGCACGCTGTTGCAGGCGGCGGGCATTGAGGCGCAGTGTTGCGATACCACGCCCAGTCTGGAGGATGTGTTTGTGGCGGTGACACAAAGCGGTCGCGGCAAGGCCGGCGGATCGGAGTTGAGGCCCTGATGGCGCTGCAGCGGCTCTGGGCGATTCTGGCCAAGGAGATTCGCCAGCTCAGGCGCGATCGCCTGACCTTCGGCATGATCTTTGGCATTCCGATGCTGCAGATCATCATGTTCGGCTACGCCATCAACACTGATGTACGCCAGCTCAGTGCCGCGGTGGCGGATCAGGCGGGCAGCGCGCTCTCCGCCCAGCTGCAATCGCAGCTGGAAGCCTCCCAGGTGCTGCGCATAGTGGCGCGGGTCGACAGTGCCGCCTCGCTGCAGAAATTGCTGGATCGCGGTCAGGTGCATGTGGGAGTGCTGATTCCACCGGACTTCGAACGCCGCCTGCAGCAGTCGGCGCGCCCGGCGGTGCAGCTGCTGGTGGATGGCAGCGACCCCATCATACTGGCGTCGGTGCAGCGGCTGCTGAACATGCCGCTGGGGATGGATACGGCCGCGCAGCTGGAGCCTGAGGTGCCGTTGTTCGAGGTACGCAATTTTTACAATCCCGAACGTCGCTCGGCGGTGTTCGTGGTGCCGGGGCTGATCGGCGTGATTTTGACCATGACCATGGTGATGTTTACCGCCGTGGCCATAGTACGCGAACGCGAGCGCGGCAATCTTGAGCTGCTGATCAATACGCCGGTCAGCTCGCTGGAGCTGATGCTGGGCAAGG from Marinobacterium aestuarii includes these protein-coding regions:
- a CDS encoding ABC transporter permease translates to MALQRLWAILAKEIRQLRRDRLTFGMIFGIPMLQIIMFGYAINTDVRQLSAAVADQAGSALSAQLQSQLEASQVLRIVARVDSAASLQKLLDRGQVHVGVLIPPDFERRLQQSARPAVQLLVDGSDPIILASVQRLLNMPLGMDTAAQLEPEVPLFEVRNFYNPERRSAVFVVPGLIGVILTMTMVMFTAVAIVRERERGNLELLINTPVSSLELMLGKVLPYILIGLVQVTVILLLGAQLFNVPLNGSLLEVYLAALLFIAANLGLGLLISTLVGTQFQAIQMAFFFFLPSILLSGFMFPFDGMPRAARLIAELLPLTHFIRLIRGLMLRGVELVQLWPDVLVLLGFFLLSMTLAVLRFRKRLD
- a CDS encoding ABC transporter ATP-binding protein, translating into MTSPVQASAETGELAIEARGLSRRFGDLVAVSGLDLQVPRGMVYGFLGPNGSGKSTTIRLLCGLLLPSAGSARVLGHEVPGDAERLRHKIGYMTQRFSLYEDMTVLENLDFIARIYGLSRVLRQQRIQQALQQYHLGELARQFAGRLSGGQRQRLSLAAATLHRPQLLLLDEPTSAVDPQSRRDFWEALFALLEQGTTILVSTHYMDEAERCHRLAILDRGVLVADGAPLQLMADIDCAVVLVESAVPRAVQRALSGLDRVRSITQLGMRQRVLLPRSVEQPAEQVRTLLQAAGIEAQCCDTTPSLEDVFVAVTQSGRGKAGGSELRP